In Primulina huaijiensis isolate GDHJ02 chromosome 6, ASM1229523v2, whole genome shotgun sequence, a single window of DNA contains:
- the LOC140979566 gene encoding uncharacterized protein: MFSLRKFHHVFDAVEFLIKVQTLAPTLAVCECCHFCSLSSQNLSSSISPFRSEQRVTPNNVGIFWDLDNKPPKSFPPYEAAIRLKKAAQEFGFVKYMFAYANGHAFNYVPTIVRAQRRERKALNELETVGVVKPHEPCTCRVCGRRFYTNERLTNHFKKIHEREQMKRLNQIESARGKRRVNLVARYSIKMDKYRNAARDVLTPKVGYGLAEELKRAGFWVRTVSDKPQAADVELRSHMMDMMDKRKVECVILVSDDSDFVEILREARLRCLKTVVVGDITDCALKRTANAAFSWQEIMRGKAKKEAGSVVGKWKDQNVLKRLEWTFDPKTEKNQYYSEVESECSDIECLSSDKCGTLLPNRSDSAWWKFESRATDIKTPPASLK; this comes from the coding sequence ATGTTCAGTTTACGCAAATTCCATCATGTCTTTGATGCAGTCGAGTTCTTGATAAAGGTTCAAACTCTAGCTCCAACTCTTGCAGTATGCGAATGTTGTCATTTTTGTTCATTGTCAAGCCAGAATCTCAGTTCTTCAATTTCGCCATTTAGATCAGAGCAAAGGGTTACACCGAACAATGTTGGCATATTTTGGGATCTCGATAACAAGCCACCAAAGTCATTTCCCCCATATGAAGCAGCCATTAGGTTAAAGAAGGCTGCCCAAGAGTTTGGGTTCGTTAAGTACATGTTTGCTTACGCCAATGGCCATGCATTTAATTATGTCCCCACTATAGTTAGGGCACAGAGAAGAGAGAGGAAAGCATTGAATGAGCTAGAAACTGTTGGTGTTGTTAAGCCTCATGAACCATGCACATGTCGAGTTTGTGGGAGGAGATTTTACACCAACGAGAGACTCACAAATCATTTTAAGAAAATTCATGAGCGTGAACAGATGAAACGATTGAATCAAATTGAGTCTGCACGTGGGAAAAGGAGGGTAAACTTGGTAGCGAGGTATTCTATTAAGATGGATAAGTATAGAAATGCTGCTAGAGATGTTCTGACTCCAAAAGTTGGTTATGGTTTGGCAGAGGAGTTAAAAAGAGCTGGGTTTTGGGTTAGGACAGTTTCAGACAAGCCACAGGCAGCTGATGTTGAGTTGAGATCTCATATGATGGATATGATGGATAAAAGAAAAGTTGAATGTGTGATTCTTGTGTCAGATGATTCAGATTTTGTGGAGATTTTGAGGGAAGCAAGATTGAGGTGTTTGAAGACAGTTGTGGTTGGTGACATCACTGATTGTGCTCTAAAAAGGACCGCAAATGCTGCATTTTCGTGGCAGGAGATTATGAGGGGGAAGGCGAAGAAAGAGGCTGGATCAGTTGTTGGAAAGTGGAAGGatcaaaatgttttgaaaaGGTTGGAATGGACTTTTGACCCCAAGACAGAGAAGAACCAATATTATTCTGAAGTTGAAAGTGAATGCTCGGATATTGAATGTCTTAGTTCTGACAAATGTGGCACTCTTTTGCCCAACAGAAGTGATAGTGCATGGTGGAAATTTGAGTCAAGAGCTACCGATATAAAAACACCCCCAGCATCTTTAAAGTGA
- the LOC140979567 gene encoding V-type proton ATPase subunit E-like — MNDADVSKQIQQMVRFIRQEAEEKANEISVSAEEEFNIEKLQLVEAEKKKIKQEYERKEKQVQVRKKIEYSMQLNASRIKVLQAQDDLVSSMKEAASKELLHVSHDHNSYNHLLKDLIFQSLLRLKEPSALLRCRKDDVQLVNSVLNLAKEEYAHKAKVHPPEIVVDNVNLPPAPSHHNAHGPFCSGGVVLASRDGKIVFENTLDARLEVVFRKKLPEIRKSLFGQIAA; from the exons ATGAACGATGCAGATGTCTCGAAGCAGATCCAGCAGATGGTGCGATTCATCCGCCAGGAAGCGGAGGAGAAGGCTAACGAGATCTCCGTCTCCGCTGAAGAA GAATTCAATATTGAGAAATTGCAACTAGTGGAGGCTGAGAAGaagaagatcaaacaagagtaTGAGCGCAAGGAGAAACAAGTTCAAGTTCGGAAGAAAAT TGAGTACTCTATGCAACTTAATGCCTCTCGAATCAAGGTTCTTCAAGCTCAGGATGATCTAGTCAGTTCAATGAAGGAGGCTGCGTCAAAGGAGTTGTTGCATGTGAGCCATGACCACAATAGCTACAATCATCTCCTGAAGGATCTTATTTTTCAG AGTTTGCTAAGGCTGAAAGAGCCATCTGCGTTGTTGCGCTGCCGTAAAGACGACGTGCAATTGgtgaactctgtcttgaacttAGCAAAGGAGGAGTATGCACATAAGGCAAAAGTCCATCCTCCTGAGATAGTAGTCGATAATGTCAACCTTCCTCCTGCTCCTTCCCATCATAATGCACATGGTCCTTTCTG CTCTGGAGGTGTAGTATTGGCTTCTAGAGATGGGAAAATTGTGTTTGAGAATACTCTTGATGCAAGACTGGAAGTTGTTTTTCGTAAAAAGCTGCCAGAG ATTCGAAAGAGCCTATTCGGTCAGATTGCTGCCTAA
- the LOC140979568 gene encoding uncharacterized protein isoform X1 → MSESYHQGLSMGNRPAKQEKKELLLKIVPPIDHAYARWLSRDLQRIHGFAPRNSRAIKPPDHYIEYMRLNGWLDLDLDDPDLAHLFK, encoded by the exons ATGTCTGAATCATATCATCAAG GTTTATCAATGGGAAACAGACCTGCAAAGCAAGAGAAGAAAGAGCTGCTTTTGAAGATTGTGCCACCCATTGATCATGCATATGCACGTTGGCTTAGCCGGGATCTTCAGAGAATCCATGGCTTCGCTCCACGAAATTCTCGTGCCATAAAGCCCCCTGACCACTACATTGAATACATGCGTTTGAATGGATGGCTAGACCTGGACCTAGATGACCCCGACCTCGCACATCTGTTCAAGTAA
- the LOC140979568 gene encoding uncharacterized protein isoform X2: MGNRPAKQEKKELLLKIVPPIDHAYARWLSRDLQRIHGFAPRNSRAIKPPDHYIEYMRLNGWLDLDLDDPDLAHLFK, from the coding sequence ATGGGAAACAGACCTGCAAAGCAAGAGAAGAAAGAGCTGCTTTTGAAGATTGTGCCACCCATTGATCATGCATATGCACGTTGGCTTAGCCGGGATCTTCAGAGAATCCATGGCTTCGCTCCACGAAATTCTCGTGCCATAAAGCCCCCTGACCACTACATTGAATACATGCGTTTGAATGGATGGCTAGACCTGGACCTAGATGACCCCGACCTCGCACATCTGTTCAAGTAA
- the LOC140978751 gene encoding NDR1/HIN1-like protein 10, protein MADSSRPVTGYPAPNPNANGYAANRPPSGTAYPYAAPAPPSDPYYYSNNPYYQQSYQPDYYSTRRATFLRRVFAFVIALVVIFGTITFIVWLVLRPELPEFRVESSSVSNLTFSNNSLVSFTSVFRLTARNPNKKMTLSYNEIDAYFYYKSDLLAETNVSPFSQGTKTDTPLTASFASAGSFVGSSAVNGINSERNKGNVGFNLRMVSRVEFEAKAWRTRRRFLKVFCGDLSVGFPSNGSSGTLTGGPKTCRVGI, encoded by the coding sequence ATGGCTGACTCCAGTAGACCCGTCACAGGATATCCGGCCCCAAACCCCAACGCCAACGGTTACGCGGCCAATCGGCCCCCCTCCGGCACCGCCTATCCTTACGCCGCCCCAGCTCCGCCTTCCGACCCATATTATTACTCCAACAACCCCTACTACCAGCAGAGTTACCAGCCAGACTATTACTCCACCCGCCGCGCCACTTTCCTCCGCCGCGTCTTCGCCTTCGTCATCGCCCTTGTCGTCATTTTCGGCACCATCACCTTCATCGTCTGGCTCGTCCTCCGCCCCGAGCTACCCGAGTTCCGGGTCGAATCCTCCTCTGTCTCCAATCTCACTTTCTCCAACAACTCGCTCGTTTCATTCACCTCCGTGTTCCGCCTGACCGCGAGAAACCCTAACAAGAAGATGACCCTTTCGTATAATGAAATCGATGCCTACTTCTACTACAAATCGGATTTACTTGCAGAGACCAATGTCTCTCCGTTTTCTCAGGGAACGAAAACGGACACTCCTCTGACCGCGAGTTTCGCGTCTGCCGGTAGTTTTGTGGGTAGTTCGGCTGTGAATGGGATCAACTCTGAGAGGAATAAGGGAAATGTAGGGTTCAATTTGAGAATGGTTTCTAGAGTTGAGTTCGAGGCAAAGGCGTGGAGGACTAGGAGAAGGTTTTTGAAGGTGTTTTGTGGGGATTTGTCGGTCGGGTTTCCGAGCAACGGGAGCTCTGGAACTTTAACTGGTGGACCGAAAACGTGTCGCGTAGGGATTTGA